From the genome of Streptomyces ficellus:
CCGGGCGGAACGCCCTGGTGACCGTGGCCGCCGTGCGGCGCACGGCCGACGAGATCGCGGGCAAGTACGGGGTGATGCGCACCGACGACGGCGGGCTGGTCCAGGGCTTCGTCGAGAAGCCCGACCGGGCGCGGCTCGGTGAGCTGTTCCCGCGCACCGCGGTGGACGCGGGGGTCACCCTGCCCACCAACGCGGGGATGTACCTGGTGGACTGCGCCCGGCTGCGGCTGCTCGCCCGGGAGCCGGAGCTCTTCCGGCAGAGCTACCAGAGGCTCGACTGGGGTCAGGACCTGCTGCCGTGGCTCGCGGCACGGGGCCTGCCGGTGGCGGCACACGCCATCGGCAGGCTCGGCGACCTGGGCAACGTACCGGACTACCTGCACACCCTGGGGCTCGTACTCGACGGCGCGTACGAGCAGATGAACCGGCTGATGAGACAGCCCGACGTCCCGTCGCCGCGCGCCTGGGTGCACGAGAGCAGCCTGCGGACCAAGGACGACGTCACCGGCACCACCCTCGCCCAGAAGATCGACGAGGGTTCGGTGGTGATCGGGCCGGGCGTCAGGATCGGCCGCGAGGTGGAGATCGGGCCCGGCGTGCGGCTGGACCACGCGGACATCGGCGACGGGGCCGAGGTCCGCGAGGGCGCCGCCGTGGTCCGGTCGGCCGTCGGGGAGTCCGCGGTCGTCGGCGCGTACGCCGAGATCGAGGACTCGTACATAGGACCCATGGCCGAGGTCTGCTCCGAGCGGACCCGGCCGGCACGGCTCGAACGTTTCTCGGCCATCGGCGACGGCGCCATGCTCTGGCCGGGGTCACGGTTCTGCGGGGTGAGCGTCTACCCGCGGCTCAGGGTGCCCGCGATGACCGGGGTGCCCGCGGAAACGGAACTCAAGAGCGCCGAGGACATCCTCACATGGGTGTAGGCGGCGGCGGATCACTCCTGGAGGGGACCATGCGGAGTCCCGTAGCGGTTATCGGAGGTGCGGGCCGGCTGGGCAGTCTGGTCACCCGCCGCCTGCTTCAAGAAGGCACCAGGGTACGGGTGGTGAGCCGGCATCCGGAACGCGGCCGGCTGCCGCTCGGAGTGGAGAAGCACCGCGCGGACGTGCGGTACGCCGACTCGCTGGTCACCGCGCTGCGCGGCTGCGCGGCCGTGGTGTTCAGCGTCGAGCCGGGTACGGCCGACTCGGGGCCGGACAGCCCGGAGACGACCATGTACGACGGGGTGCGCAACGTGCTGGCCGCGGCCACCGAGCACGGGGAACGGCCGCACGTCGTGCTGGTCAGCCAGATCTTCGTGACGCGGCGCGAGCACCCCATGAACGCGTACGGCAGGCTCCTGGACTGGAGGCTGCGGGGCGAGGACGCGGTACGCGAGTCGGGGCTGCCCTACACGGTCGTACGCCCCAGCTGGCTCACGGACGAGGGCTTCGCCGGCAACCGGGTGCGCCTGGAGCAGGGTGACCGGGGTGACGGCTGGGTGTCGCGCACGGCGGTGGCCGAGGCGTGCTTCCAGGCGCTGAACTCGCCGGCCGCCGTGGGCCGCACCTTCGAGATGTACAACGAGCTGGGCGAGACGCCGACCGACTGGGCGCCGCTGTTCACCCGGCTCGGCGCCGACCGCCAGCTGGAGCGGAGCCGCTGACCGGGGCCGGCACGCCCTGACGGGCACGCTCCGGGCGGCGGCCGCATCCGGGCGGCGGCCGTATCCGAGACCGACGGGGGCGGGCCGGACCATCCCCCCACCCCCGTCACCGCCCCGCCGCCCACATCCCCCGAGGCGACGGGGCCGGGCCCGGGGCCGGCGGTGCGAGAGCGGTGCCGTTCCGCCGCACTCGCGCGCCGGCTCCGGTGTCCGTGACCCGTCGCCCATGACCCGGTGTCCGCAATTCGGTGTCCCTGACCCGGTGTCCGGCGGCCCGTGTCCGACGGTCCGTTTCCGACGGCCCGTTTCCGACGGCCCGTTTCCGCCGGTCCGCGTCCGATTTCCGGTGTCCGATTGCCGGAATTCCGCTTCCGCGGCTTCCGAATTGAAGGAAAAAACCGGCTGGCCGATTTGCTCCGGACCCGACGTAGACTTCTGTGGAGAGAGCTGGGTAACGGTCGTGGAACAAGACCTGAATATGCCCGAGGATTTTTCCCCCGCACGGTTCACCGAGTTTCTCGCGCGGACGCTCGCTTCCATTCCCCGGAGCGACCAGCGCCGGTGGGGTGAGCTGTATGTGAGGGGTCTCCTCTCGGTCGACGGCAAGAAGACCATGCGGGCCCTCGCCAGCAACGCGGGCGGTGGCGTGGAACAGAGCCTGTACCAATTCATTACGAAGTCCCCGTGGGACTGCGTGCCGGTGCGGCGGGAAATGGCCCGCCACCTCCACCGGCACACCGAGCCGCGCGCCTGGGTGGTGCGGCCCCTGGTGATCACCAAGGTGGGCCGGCACTCGGTGGGTGTCGAGCGGCAGTTCGTGGCCCAGCTCGGACGCATCGTCAACTGCCAGCAGGGCATGGGGCTGTGGCTCGCGTCCGACCAGCTCAGCAGCCCCGTCGACTGGTGGCTGGCGCTGCCCGAGTGCTGGACGGACGAGCCCGAGATGCGCCGGCGCGCCTCCATCCCGGAGCATGTCGGGTCCTGTCCGCCGGAGCAGTGCGCGATCCGTTCCGTCGCCCGGATGACCGACGAGTGGAACATGCCCGCGCGGCCCGTGGTGATGGACCTGCGCGACACCGCGCCGCACCCCGTGTGCGCCGAACTGTCGGACCGTCAGATTCCGTTCGTCGTACGGGTGGATCCGGCCATGTCGCACACCGCGCTGGAGCCGCTGCGCTCCCCCGGCCGGGGCCCGGGCACCGCGACCGCCACGACCGCCCCGGCCGCCACCGGTCCGGACGGCGGCCTGACGGGGGCCCTCAGCCGCAACCGCATGCCCGTCGAGTGGCTGGACCATCGCACCGGTGTCGTCCGGGCGACCTCCGTGGGCTCCACCCGGGTGCGGCTGCGCTCCCCGGGCGGCGGCCGGGACGGCCGGCAGGAGCTGGTCCTCCTCGGCGCGTGGGGGAGGCCGGGGCGGCGCGGACCGAGCGAGTACTGGCTGTCCAACCTGTCCCGGCCCCGGCTCGGCACGGTCTACCGGACCGCGATGCTCAGCCGGCGCGTGGAGCGCGACCAGGCGGAGGTGAGCGACCGGCTCGGCCTGCGCGACTTCGAGGGACGTTCGTTCCGCGGCTGGCACCACCACATGACCATGGTGTCCCTCGCGCACGCGATCACCGTCCTGTCCCGGGCCGACCGCGGCCCCGCCCACGAGTTCTCCGTCCCCCGAAGCGCGAAGGTGTCCGCCGCATGACCGTGTCCACGGACGTGACCGAGACCGGGCGGATCGCCGCCGACCTCCACCGCCTGCTGCCCGGCTGGCTGGCCCGGCAGCGCTGGTTCGGCGGCAAGGACCGGGCCGCGCCCGACGTGGAGCCCGTACTGGTCGAGACGCTGTGCGCGGACGGCCCGCGGCTGCTGCTGGTCGTCGTGCGCACCGAGCACGACGAGTGGTACCAGCTGCTGGTCGGCGAGCGCCCGGACGTGCCGGTGGACCTCGCCGACGCGGTCATCGGACCGAGCGGGCCCTCGCTGCTGTACGAGGCGACCGGCGACCCCGAGCTGATGGGGCGGCTGCTCGCGCTGATCGCGGCGGGCGAGCCGTCCGGCCCGGTGGAGTTCCACCGGGTGCCCGGCGCGGAGATCCCCGCCGGGCTGTCGGCGGCGGTGCTCACGGCCGAACAGTCCAACACCTCCATCGCGTTCGGCGGCCGGATGATGCTCAAGGTGCTGCGGCACGTGGTGCCCGGGCCGAACGCCGAGGTGGAGATGCTGACCGCGCTGCGGCGCGCGGGCGGGGTGCCGAGCGCGGCGCCGCTCGGCTGGGTGGGGACGTCCGCGTCCGCGCCCGGCGGCGGGATCACGCTCGGCATCCTCCAGGAGTTCGTGCCGAACCGGGGTGACGGCTGGGCCGCGGCGGTCGAGGAGGCCCGCGCCTGTGTGGTCGGCGAGTGCGAGAGCGTCGCCCCGCTCGGCGGGTTCGCCAAGGAGGCCCACGGGCTGGGGCGGGCGGCCGCCCGGGTGCACGCGGCGCTCGCGGGGCAGCTGGAGACCCGGGAGCTGGGCCCGGCGGAGGTGGACGAGCTCGTGGCCGTCCTGACCGGGCGGCTGGAGGCGGCGGTGGACCAGGTGCCGGCGCTGCTGCCGTTCGCCCGGCAGCTGCGGGCGGTGCACCAGGACCTCGGGGAGGTCGCCAAGCGCGGCCACGCCCCGCTGCTGGTCCAGCGCATCCACGGAGACCTGCACCTGGGGCAGACGCTGCGCGGCGAGGACGGCTGGGTGGTGATCGACTTCGAGGGCGAGCCGGGGCAGCCGGAGGAGGAGCGGCGGCGGCTCCAGCCCGCGCTGCGGGACATCGCGTCCATGCTGCGGTCCTTCGACTACGCCGCGCACCACGCGCTGGCCGCCGTCCTCGGCGTACCGCCGGGCGACCAGTCGCCGCAGAACCTGCACGGCACCCGCCTCGCCCGCCGCGCCTCGGCGTGGGCGGTGCACAACAGACGGGCGTTCTGCGACGGGTACACCGCGGCGGGCGGCACCGACCCGCGCAGCCAGCCGGTGCTGCTGCGGGCCTTCGAGGCGGACAAGGCGGTGTACGAGGCGGTGTACGAGGCGCACAACCGCCCCGAGTGGCTCTCCATCCCGATGGCCGCGGTGCGCCGGCTCGCGGGCCGGCAGCGGTCGGCGGGGTGAGCGGCGTGCACGCGGCACACAGGGACGCCGTGGACGCCGTGGACGTCGCCGTGGTCGGGGGCGGGCCCGCCGGGCTGTCCGCCGCGATCTACCTGGCGCGGTACAACCGGCGCGTGCTGGTCTTCGACACCGGGCACGGCCGGTCCACGCACCACCAGGTCAACCACAACTACCTGGGGTTCCCCGGCGGGATCGCCACCGTCGACCTGCGCGGGCTCGCCGCCGAGCAGCTGGCGCGGTACGACAACGCGCGGATCGCGCACCACCTGGTCACCGCGGTCGGGGGTGACGCGGAGCGCGGCTTCGCGCTGCGCTCCCAGGGGCACGTGTGGCGGGCGCGGGCGGTGCTGCTGGCGACCGGGGTGCTGGACCACTTCCCGCACTTCCCCGGCTGGCGCTCGTACGTGGGGCGCTCGATGTTCTGGTGCATCACCTGCGACGGCTACGAGAACCGGGGCCGCAGCATCCTGGTCGTGGGGCACACCGACGCGGCCGCCGGTGAGGCGATGCAGCTGCACGCGCTGACCGACCGGGTGCGGCTGCTGACGAACAGCCACCGCGACGACATCAGCGAAACGTTTCACCGCCGGCTCGCCAAGGCGGGCGTCGAGGTGGTCCACGACCGGATCAAGGAGGTGGAGGGGGCGGACGGCCAACTGCGGGCGGTCGTCACCCGGGGCGGGCTGCGCCTCGGGCTCGACGCGCTGTTCTCGATCCAGGGCGCGACCCCCGAGACCGCGCTCGCCCGCGCCCTCGGCGTACGCCTCAATCCCGCCGGCTACATCGTGGTCGACTCCGAGCAGAAGACCTCGGTTCCCGGTGTGTACGCAGCCGGGGACGTCACCTCCCTGCATTCCCACCAGGTCGCCGCGGCCGTCCACGAGGGCGCGCAGGCGGCGTCCGCCGCGCACTATTTCCTGCACCCTCCGGAACTGAAAGCGGACTGACCGAACCTCAGTTCAGGAAGTCGGCGGAGGTTCTTTGCCGCCCGTGTGCACGGCCGCCAATGATGGCGGAGCACCATCCCGGAAATGTGGCATTTCCATGCGCCCTGCCGCGCGGTGCCGAAAAGGAGATTCCCCATGATTCATCAGTTCATTCTGGCGGCGCCCAAGCCGGGAATGACGGCCCAGGAGTTCCAGGATTACTGGGTGGACGTCCACGCGGTGAAGTACGCCGCGAAGATCCCGCAGATCCGCAAGTACCTGGTCGACACCCGGGTCGAGACCGGCGCCGACCTCGGCACGCCCGCCCTGCCCCACCAGGGCATCGCGGAGATCTGGCTGGCGAACGGCGAGGAGCAGCTGGCCTCGCTCCAGACGGAGGAGTTCCTCCAGGGCGCCCGGCTCGACGAGCCCAACTGGGCCGCGTTCTGGCAGACCATCGTCGTCGACACCACGGC
Proteins encoded in this window:
- a CDS encoding sugar phosphate nucleotidyltransferase produces the protein MSTDTNRETVGILLAGGRGERAKPITLKSPDHIRSKALIPFAGRRLVEWVVDACREQGIRRFYVVTHGLENRTQIKLLLGHGERYGVDITYSRSRFDRYNVGSAGATLHNLEQWDLQGRALVLPVDSLFDFDLGAMEAAHTGRNALVTVAAVRRTADEIAGKYGVMRTDDGGLVQGFVEKPDRARLGELFPRTAVDAGVTLPTNAGMYLVDCARLRLLAREPELFRQSYQRLDWGQDLLPWLAARGLPVAAHAIGRLGDLGNVPDYLHTLGLVLDGAYEQMNRLMRQPDVPSPRAWVHESSLRTKDDVTGTTLAQKIDEGSVVIGPGVRIGREVEIGPGVRLDHADIGDGAEVREGAAVVRSAVGESAVVGAYAEIEDSYIGPMAEVCSERTRPARLERFSAIGDGAMLWPGSRFCGVSVYPRLRVPAMTGVPAETELKSAEDILTWV
- a CDS encoding SDR family oxidoreductase produces the protein MRSPVAVIGGAGRLGSLVTRRLLQEGTRVRVVSRHPERGRLPLGVEKHRADVRYADSLVTALRGCAAVVFSVEPGTADSGPDSPETTMYDGVRNVLAAATEHGERPHVVLVSQIFVTRREHPMNAYGRLLDWRLRGEDAVRESGLPYTVVRPSWLTDEGFAGNRVRLEQGDRGDGWVSRTAVAEACFQALNSPAAVGRTFEMYNELGETPTDWAPLFTRLGADRQLERSR
- a CDS encoding IS701 family transposase, giving the protein MPEDFSPARFTEFLARTLASIPRSDQRRWGELYVRGLLSVDGKKTMRALASNAGGGVEQSLYQFITKSPWDCVPVRREMARHLHRHTEPRAWVVRPLVITKVGRHSVGVERQFVAQLGRIVNCQQGMGLWLASDQLSSPVDWWLALPECWTDEPEMRRRASIPEHVGSCPPEQCAIRSVARMTDEWNMPARPVVMDLRDTAPHPVCAELSDRQIPFVVRVDPAMSHTALEPLRSPGRGPGTATATTAPAATGPDGGLTGALSRNRMPVEWLDHRTGVVRATSVGSTRVRLRSPGGGRDGRQELVLLGAWGRPGRRGPSEYWLSNLSRPRLGTVYRTAMLSRRVERDQAEVSDRLGLRDFEGRSFRGWHHHMTMVSLAHAITVLSRADRGPAHEFSVPRSAKVSAA
- a CDS encoding maltokinase N-terminal cap-like domain-containing protein, which translates into the protein MTVSTDVTETGRIAADLHRLLPGWLARQRWFGGKDRAAPDVEPVLVETLCADGPRLLLVVVRTEHDEWYQLLVGERPDVPVDLADAVIGPSGPSLLYEATGDPELMGRLLALIAAGEPSGPVEFHRVPGAEIPAGLSAAVLTAEQSNTSIAFGGRMMLKVLRHVVPGPNAEVEMLTALRRAGGVPSAAPLGWVGTSASAPGGGITLGILQEFVPNRGDGWAAAVEEARACVVGECESVAPLGGFAKEAHGLGRAAARVHAALAGQLETRELGPAEVDELVAVLTGRLEAAVDQVPALLPFARQLRAVHQDLGEVAKRGHAPLLVQRIHGDLHLGQTLRGEDGWVVIDFEGEPGQPEEERRRLQPALRDIASMLRSFDYAAHHALAAVLGVPPGDQSPQNLHGTRLARRASAWAVHNRRAFCDGYTAAGGTDPRSQPVLLRAFEADKAVYEAVYEAHNRPEWLSIPMAAVRRLAGRQRSAG
- a CDS encoding NAD(P)/FAD-dependent oxidoreductase; this translates as MHAAHRDAVDAVDVAVVGGGPAGLSAAIYLARYNRRVLVFDTGHGRSTHHQVNHNYLGFPGGIATVDLRGLAAEQLARYDNARIAHHLVTAVGGDAERGFALRSQGHVWRARAVLLATGVLDHFPHFPGWRSYVGRSMFWCITCDGYENRGRSILVVGHTDAAAGEAMQLHALTDRVRLLTNSHRDDISETFHRRLAKAGVEVVHDRIKEVEGADGQLRAVVTRGGLRLGLDALFSIQGATPETALARALGVRLNPAGYIVVDSEQKTSVPGVYAAGDVTSLHSHQVAAAVHEGAQAASAAHYFLHPPELKAD